The Elephas maximus indicus isolate mEleMax1 chromosome 17, mEleMax1 primary haplotype, whole genome shotgun sequence DNA segment agatcaccaggcctttcttccatggcacaactgggtgggtttgaaccaccaaccattaggATAGCAGTCATGCACAAACTTTTTGAGCCATGCAAGGACCTTTAATAAGCCATTAGATGACCTCTATTACTTAAGCCAACTTTAGGTGACTTTTCAAAACTTGCAGTGCAAAAGTCCTAACTGTCAAATCCAGTGTGTCAATAAAGTTATTCCAGATTTGGGTAACTCTACCATACATTACTCCCAGAGCCCCGTCTGGCATATTCTTCTGGTGGTGGCAACCATGCCTCAAATATTTGGTGCCCCTTAGACCAAGCATAAGGCCTGGCCCATGGCATGTACTCAATCACCTATTTgctcaatgaataaatgaatctttCAGCTCTGTTAAAGGAAACTTAGGTTCCTATCACGAAAGCCACAGAAATGCAGAAGGAAATgcctgggaaagaaagaaagcctgaGTGTAAACCGAGCACATTGGGCCTGACTTAAGAGGTGAAGCAGCCCTATGCAGTCTCTCCTGGAGGTAGTTGGGCTCCAAGGACACTCAATCCTCTTGTTGTGGCAGGTGAGAGGACTTGGGTGAAGAGGCATGCTCTGAGTGTACACCCAGAGTCCTGGGACGTTCCTCTGTACCTCAAGACCAGTCCATTTTTGATGTTTGCCTCCTATGCCACCTCAGCAGCTTCAAACTTTGCAGTTAAGGGGAAGGAGCCTTTGCTGAAACTTGTGCTTGAAAACACAGGATTTCTTGATGTATGGTTCCTGGGAGAGGGACCAAGGACCTTTGGGTCTGCATGGTGCCTCAACGTACCAGGAAGCTAGAGAGTTAGTAAAAGAGGAAAAACGGTGGTTGCCAGAACTTCATATAGATTATTTTATTAAATCCTTAAAATAATCCGAGGAGCTAATGCTCTTTACTCTGTTctccagatgaagaaaccaaggctcaaagaggttaagatCACACAGTTAGAAAGggatggagccaggattcaaatgcgGGTCTTTCTGACTGTCTCCTCCTTCCAGTAGTGGTGGCCTGCTTCTTCTAGGGCAAAAGGAGAAAGACACACCATTGAGCAGGGCCTCCCTATTCCTGGGAGACTAGGAGCCATTGGTGGGAGAGATGGGGGGTACTCACAAGGTTTCCTCTCTCCTCCACAGGGCTGCCTATCTCCCTCCTGTGGACTTGGAGATTTCAGACACAGAGGTCTACCCATGGCTCCTTATCACATCCGCAAATACCAGGAGAGTGACGCCAAAGAGGTCGTGGAATTGTTCTGCGCAGGGATGACTGAACACGCGTCCGCCACCTTCCGCCACTTGCTGAGGCTGCCCCAAACCCTTGTGCTCTTACTTGGGGGGCCCTTCACCCTATTACTGGTCTCTGGCTCCTGGCTCCTGGCCCTCATGGCCAGCCTTGCCCTTGTCACTGCCTTGAAGTTGCTTGCCAAGTATCCCTGGACCGAATATATAGCCATGACTTTGAACACAGACATGTCTGACATCACCAAAATGTACCTCAGTGAGCAGGGTTCCTACTTCTGGGTGGCCGAATCTGAGGGACAGGTGGTGGGCACGGTGGGATGTCTGCCATCTAAGGATTCAACCATGGAGAGGAAGCAGTTAGAGCTATTACACCTGTctgtggcctctgagcaccgtggTCAGGGGATGGCGAAAGCCCTGGTCAGGTTGGTCCTCCAGTTTGCCCGGCACCAGGGCTACAGTGAGGTCGTTCTCACTACTGGGGCGGTGCAGTACTCTGCAGTTGGTCTTTATCAGAGCCTTGGGTTCCAGAAGGTGCATGAGTTTTTCTTGACCATGAGCTGTAGACTAGTGGATCTTTCTGCAATTCGTTTTATCTACCACCTTCCGTCTCCTCAGGTCTGTCAAGCACCGCAGCAGGGAGGGGCCCTGTAATCTCATTCCTTGTGTATTCATCAGGACAGGATGGACTCTGCTGTAGTAACAAGCAAGCCCTGATATCTCTGTGCTATGACACAATAAAAGCATATTGCTCATTCACATCAGCGTCCAGTGTGGGTGATGGTATATTGGTGTGAGGGGCTCTGCTCCATTCAATCTTTTTGTATTACCTGTTTCATTTATCTGTTATTGTccttaagtgctgtcaagtcagtttctactcatagtggccctatgtaaaacagaacaaaacactgtctcgTTCTGTGGCATTTTCATAGTCGTTTctgtgtttgagttcattgtcgcagctactttgtcaatccatcttgttgagggtctttctctttttcattgatcctctattttaccaagcatgatatctttctccagggactggtcccacctgacaacatatccaagtACATGTGATGAGGTCTCAACaatctcccttctaaggagcattcttccaagacagatttatttgttcttctggcaatccatggtttattcggtattcttcgtcaacaccatgatcaaaaggcatcagttcttcttacaCTTCCTTATccacttgtccagctttcaaatgccatatgaggcatttgaaggtaccatggcttgggttgggcctACTTTAGTCCTCTGAGTGACATCTCTgctgtcagtttgttctactgtggtggattgtgtgttgctgtgatgctggaagctaagccactggtatttcaaataccatcagagtcacccatggtggacagtttccagcagagcttccagacgaagacagattaggaagaaggacctagcatagcaatctacttccaagaaaactGGCCAATGAGAACCTTATTTTATTCGTTTATCTAGTACCACCGTAATGCTGTATAAAAAAAACAGGGGAGTAACCGGGAAGGTGAGTTtcttgggatgatgaaaatgttttctaCCTTGATAGAAGTGGTAGCTGCATAACATCGAGAAAGTACTAAATGCCACTCAATTGtctactttaaaatggttaattttatgttacataaatttcagctaataaaaaaaaaaatcaaaaaagcagTTCAGATTGTCCTAATACCCATAAGGTGAGTCAAAAAGAATGTGGTGAGCGAAGATATTGAGAAAGCTTTTCAGGGAGTGTGGCTGCTGTGGCCTCAGCCTGCCCTTACCAACCACAGAAGACAAATGGGAGGTGCCATCTTTAACCCCTCACCCACCGGTGGGAGAGACTTTGAGGACACTCCTTGGCCAGCTTGATATCTATGTCTCCTTTTGTTATGTGACAAGAGGACTGGTGTTTGACACTTACCTGAAAGTCAGAGTCTGTGGCTATTGGCCTGGAATTTTGGTCGAGATAGTCATcagaagtgcgaattgactggagggcaactaacaacaacgacagggaCTTGGCTTTGGGGAATAACTGCACTGCCGTTACCTTCTCTCTCCCAGGtccttctccttatcagagaagccttccccctgtCCTGGGCAcgcagtaactttctctgtctctcgcACGAGCACAGGCAGCATATGGCATCTGGCCAATCCTACTTCCGTATCTGTTCCCAGTGGGGAGGGAACAGGGTCTCTCATGCTGAGGCACAAGACATGGAACATGCCAGACTCTAGGAGTCAGCCTGGAGAGGTGGACTGAAGGAGAAATGGGATTTGGGAGGCTGAACATGAGTGCCCTTATGTGGTCTGCTAGTTCACTACCATTTGCTGAGGTTTTCCTATGTAAACCCCTGGCTTAGTGCCACCACtgtccaccaccactataaaaccaCTGACTTCTCACTGCAGGGAGTTGAGATATGCTTTGTTCCTGCAGCTGCCCAGCACTCACCTCATCTGTAAgcctccctaataaactcctttgctGTCACCTTTTAGTTACCCacttctttctttgttctcttggctCCATCCATTTTTGGAGGGAAGTTTTACcattactggtccatgcctgggCAGTTGGTAAGCTATCCAGGAGACTGAGGTAATGGTGAGTGGGAGTGAGACCTCTGCAGGGGAAATCCTGAGTTGGCCAGCAACCTCCATGTAGGGTGGTCTGGCCCATGTATTTGATGCTTGCAGATCTTGTTGTGTGTATGGGGAGACCACGAAAACACTAAGCAGCATATCATGGTTGTGGGAAGATATGCACCTTCGTAAGTGTAGAAAAGAAGCTAGGAAAGCTCTGTGCTGTTCAGCTGGCCACCGATGCCCAGCTAGCTGCTGAAGTGCACGTAACAGCTTTGTAGAAAGAGTTACAGATGGAAAAGGATGTGCAGCAGTTGTGTGTGGCCACAACTGATGCATTGAGCAGCTTTGTCCGCAAAAAGGCTCAGCAACTAGAAACACTCACCTGCAGGTTTTTAGAGATGGGGAATTCATGGCTAGGGGAATAATCCCCTAGCCACTGCTCAAAGCCCTCCAACAATGGGACCAGAGGTAGTTGGAGGCGCTAAGCCAGTCTGTGGTGCTGAGTATACCCTGTaacacccagaccaaagcaagaATTAAaatagcagggaaaaaaaaaaaaggagtaaaaagccCTTTGAGATAGCTTGTGTTGAATGTCCTTGATGAGACCTCAGAGGTCCTCTCTGAAATTCTCCGATAAATGCCCCTGTCAAAATAGCTGAGGAGCAACATAGTCACAGCTGCAATAgtaaagggaaaacaaaaatagGAGGGCCTACTTTCATGTTACCAGGAAACTGTGCTGAACCCATGCTTGTGCTTGGTATGGTAGAGGCATGGTTTCACAGATGACTGAGGACTCTACCAACTTTGCCCAGATCTTCTGATTTGCAGAAATAATTAAGACTGAGTTTAGCTTAGGATCCTCTGTCACCAAGTGTCTTGgttgcctagtgctgctataacagaaataccacaggtggatggctttaacaaagagaagtttattctctcacagtcagtaggctagaagtctgaattcagggtgccggctccagggaaaggatttctctctctgttgcctctggaggagggtccttatcatcagtcttctcttggtcagGAAgcctctcagtgcaggaacctcagatccaaaggacgtgctttgctccctgcactgctttcttggtggtatgaggttcccctgtctctctgctcgcttctttcttttatatctcaaaagagattggcttaagacactatctaatcttgtagacctcattaatataactgcagctaatccatcttatcacagtgataggatttacaacacataggggaatcacaacagatgataaaatagtagacaatcatacaaaggaatcatgacctagccaaggtgacagacattttggggaggcacaattcaatccatgacaccagggaAGACCAGCGACCTTATGTTACAATTAAAATTCaatgaggaaatgaaaagaattttATGTCTTGGGTTTTTAGACACCATCGCACAGGTGACTGTGATCTCTGTAACACCTGACACCAAAATGAGGAAAACTTTGGGTCTGAGGTCATTGTCATTGAGACTCTTGCCCAAGTCTGACTATGGATAAGTCCTTTCAGGGTCCCTACAAACCCCTGTTTATGTATTAGTGATGCTGATGTATTAATATACACTTCTGTAAACTTTTGCTTCCAAGTCCTGCTAGGAATTGCTGCAGTTAGGGCCATTTTAGTGGGGCACACAGGAACTGGGATGTGGACTACAGTgttttagttatccagtgctgctataacagaaacagcacaagtggatggctttaacaaatagaaatttattccctcactgtTGAAGAGGTagcagtccgaattcagggtgccatttccaggggaaggctttctctctctgtcagctctgggaaagGTCCTAGTCATCAGTCTTCTCACCTAGGAGTTTTTCAGCCAGggtccccgggtccaaaggacatgctctgctcctggcactactttcttggtggtaggaggtccccttgtctcctctctgttttacatctcaaaagagattgactcaagatacaacctgcctcattaacataattgcctctgatcttacctcattaacattatagaggtaggatttacaacacataggaaaatcacatcagatcacaaaatgttacTCTAAACATAGAGAACTTACAGAATATGACCAGGTGGTCCAATGTACATTGACTGACTACACCAGGTCTAAATTAGCCCGGTCTGGCAATGGTAATACCTTGTTCAATTGTGCTGAGAAAGAGAGCTTTTGTATTAATTGTACTGAAGTGTGTACTGTTCATATAATGTGCCATGTAGGGAGACACAtgctatttttatataaatgaatcaGGACATGTTATACATACATAAGATTAGACAAATACAGCCCTTTATCTATTCAAATGGCTTGGATTAAGCCACAACAGGGTTGGCTGGTTGGGATCGCTCCTTCAAAGAGGCCTGATCAATCTGTTGGAGACAGTCTTACTAGTGATCCTTATTAAATGCTGCCTTAAATGATGTGTAGATACAACATCCACCAAAGTTATGCACCAAACCATAGACACACAACTGAACATCCAAAATGAGTGATGGGCATACTGGGATTTGGTAgtgttttgcttctttttctgaCACCCTGACAGAAGTTGGGAGTGAGACTGTTGGAGGAATGGTCTGCCTTTATGCCTTCCATAcaggctgcctaagtaaaggccttAGGTCCAGAGCATTCTCTcataaggaggctgggaattgagtcacc contains these protein-coding regions:
- the LOC126060280 gene encoding putative N-acetyltransferase 8B; protein product: MAPYHIRKYQESDAKEVVELFCAGMTEHASATFRHLLRLPQTLVLLLGGPFTLLLVSGSWLLALMASLALVTALKLLAKYPWTEYIAMTLNTDMSDITKMYLSEQGSYFWVAESEGQVVGTVGCLPSKDSTMERKQLELLHLSVASEHRGQGMAKALVRLVLQFARHQGYSEVVLTTGAVQYSAVGLYQSLGFQKVHEFFLTMSCRLVDLSAIRFIYHLPSPQVCQAPQQGGAL